CCTCTGAGTAAATCTTTTACCACAAACATTACAATCGAAAGGCTTCTCTCCCGTATGGACACTTCTGTGTCTCTTCAGATCCCCCAGTTGTAAAAATCTTTTACTACACACACCACAACTAAAAGGTTTTTCGCCTGTGTGGATTCTCATGTGCCTATCCAGACTATACTGCTGTCTAAATCTAGTTTCACAAATGCTACAAGTAAACGGTTTTTCCCCTGTGTGGACTCTCATGTGAGTCTTAAGATTTGCATTTTGATTGAATCTTTGTCCACAAACACTGCAGCCAAATGGTTTCTCTCCACCGTGGACTTTTGTCTGCAATTCAACACTTTCCTTCACTCTATTAACCAAATGGCTGgaagttttttttcctgaatgaTGTGTTGAATAATGTCTCTGAAGATACCCTTTGTACTGAAAGCGTTTACCACACTCAGAGCAGCTGAGCGGTTGTTTGGCAGAGATATGTCCCACATTATCACTCTTTACACCTGAGTCATGTTTCATGCTCTCCTTCCAATCACTACTTTCACTTTCAGGTCCAGACAAAGGCTCTTGccaatcatcatcatcctcatcaacaGTGACTTCATTCTCGAAATAGTCTGAAGCTTTTCCATCAGTATTTGGTTGTAAAAGACTGTTTAGATATGAAGTATTGGTAGGTTCTGGTCCTCCACAGAGCTCTCCACCAGGTTCTCCTTTTATCTGCTTGTGTGAGCAGCTGGCTGGAGTCGGTGTGTCTTTGTTATCTTCAGCTGGTTCTTGGTGAAGCTCTAAGACTTGAGGTTTCTCTTCCTCATCTTCAGTCTTCAAAGTAACAGCACCCAGACCATTAAGCTGCTCTCCTTCCTGACCAGTCCATagttcctcctgctcctcctttaTGTGGATGTGGCCTATGTCCTGCTGGTCCAGACTGGGGATCGAGGGAACCTCTTCTTTAACTGGCAACATCTGCTGGACATCTgcagaaaacacacattacagGTGCATCACAGGAAGCTGGGAGCTATGCATTTTTAGTTCGAGAATTCTAGTTCTAagtcagggatgtcaaacttaCGGCCAATGGACCACATCCAGCCCACGATACAATTATATCTGGCCCGCAAGATAATTTCATATGTCAATTATTAATTTTCTTTATCgtgtgaaaaaaacatttaaatgcagAAGTTCTTTATTGACAGAAAGCTGAGTGTCACAGGTCTGGGCTACTTAGGATaaaagtgggctgtatgtggccccTGATATAAAATACGTTTGACATCCCTGTTCTACGGTATTACACATCAAgacataacaaaaacaaaaaatcatctGCTCTCTACAAGGTTCTAAAATCATTTAAGCACAGCCTTCTAACATATGACACAATGTCATtatttactgaacaaaaactaagccaaactgcagaagcagtgtgtttAAGCTGTGTGTGGAAAAACTAGCTACATCCTATATGATTCAACAGCTTGTAGAAACAATGTTAGCACAAAAACAGTAaagtacagtggtccctcgtttatcgccgtagttacgttctaaaaaatAACCCGTGATATGTGAAATCtgcgaagtagccaactttcttttttacaaTTAGTATAGAtcttttaaggctgtaaaacccctcactacacgctttatacacttttctcaggcAGGCATGAACatgttcacacttttctctcttgtttaaacactctcaaagttcaaaccttcgtagaaaaataagtccagtattatagaatgaaaccaaaggcaccCGCGGCTGCCTTTGACGGTGAAAAACGTTTTGTctacattgttgtgtttttgatcGAAGACTTTGACAAGCCGAATGCATTCTGTACGGTACAGGAGACACGGtacgagattgattgacaatggtctagagccaatcaggacgcagaacacaatgcgctgtacACATTTAGTAATGATCAGTTACTACCGACTGCATTACTGCATTTTGTGCAATTTCCTTACACTATTTTTCTAGTATATCTAATTCACATTTTCTTTCTGAGCCTAGTGCTGTGAATTTCCCCAGAGTAGCATTaataaaatctttatttatctaTAACTATGCATTCTCTTCAGTGAGAAGTGGTCGAGAACATAAACCAAAGCACATCGTCTCACACACTGTGTTAGTGCACTAAGTAAAGAAATTACTCACACTGGACTCACACAGCTAATCCTGGCTCATAAATTTCAGTTTCATGGACCATAAAGACAAGCTCCAAGTGTTTCTGGAGCTTTACCTTCTTTACTAACTTCAGATTTTATCCTCTTGTCCATGAACCTCTGAAGTGGTTACCAAATACCTGAATACAGCATCATTACACACTAATTGTTGTGTTTTATAATTTAGTTTCTGCTGTTTGATCAAGAGAATGAGTTACATGTTAATGAAACAAATGAAGGTCACCCacctgcctgtgcttctgccaAACCTGATGTAGCTGATGCAGATACAAGGGGACACAACCTGAGACCTTTGGGGTCGTCCGGTTGGAGGATCTTTAATCGAGACATTGAAACTCCACTTGTGATTTTCAGGTGCAAGCTGCAATGACACAAATGAGCCACCCGAACATTTACTCATTCATTCTCAGGCAGTAGAGGGGCTCAATTACCAATCAGAAGTTCGATGGATATATCCATGACTCCTCCGGTCTGTGCACCAAACTATTAACTCTGTGTTATTCTTGGTGCATCTGTCAAAGTGCAAATGTTAGATTAAACTGAGATGATCTGGCAAGAGTTGCAAAACGTTATGAATTCACTGTATCACTGTTACTGCCAATACCTTAGAGCAGCTCTGGGTCCTTTGTCAGGttaacttttaaaaattaaattctaGTCCAGGTAGCAGGTCtatatttttgtgtaaaagCCCTCTTGTGCTGGCCGTATCCATGACCGTGTGGCTGCTGACTCTACTGGGAATAAAGTACCTATCCAGCAGAAAACACGTGAGTCCTCTTCAGCTATGTCCCGGTGGAGGAGGTGACCCCAACGTGtatttcttttcctccttcatgtttttgctCGTTTGGCGGCGATAGCTGACGCCCggttttatttattgtgctAAATTAGAAATGTTACCGTCTCAGTGTCTCAAAACCTCGTTATACCATAAAAACGATTCTAATTATTATTCGGCACCGCAGGCTTCCCTGGTGAGAGGGTGAAAACTCGTCTGGAAGCTCCGCACAGTCTCAGGACGGACAGCTTCCTGCCCGTCAGtccaacattttttttgttccccTTTACAACACGGTATAATAGAAGGTTCCTAGAGCCGTTTTTTTCCTGACGCAAAAAGATTCCTGAGGAATGAACGAAGAAATAATtgttaaagtttaaaaagtaaaattaaccTCCAGTTCCGATTCATGCAAAACAGTCTTTGTGGCGAAAGAAATCCTAAGAAGTCATTTTAGTTTGAGGACAACATACAGCCAGATCAGGTTcactgtttttcatttattttctgttttgtgtcttATCTACTTTAAATATAAGCTGaacaaaatatattaaataaatagttaactGATGAATAGTTTTCCAATTTCAGGCTGTTTGACATCATTACAAAGAAATGTTACGTCAGTATCTTTGGCTGGCCATCGGGCAACTGTGTTTGTCTCTTGCTTTAACTCTTTATCATTATTTGAACCCTCATGCAAAAAGCCATTTCAGAATCACAAACATTTAATTTGTTGGGTTATGACCGATGGTCCCTTCAAGTgtataatatttaaatattgcaCCTGGAGCTAATATgaatagttttatttattattgtacaaataaaacataatttgacatttttattgcagtttaatCTTGAAGCCagtaaaattttttaaaaaagcaatgtATGACTCCACCCATGAAACTCAGATTATATTGAGTGTACATCTCATCAAATGTGACCTTTACCGAATTCACTTTCATAATGAAAAGTTTTTATCTTTACTAATCAAACGGCATTGTGGATGGATGACTGAATTTTCCTTAGGAAAATTCCTAAGCAAGTGAAGTAATCTTTGTCTGCACAGCAGTCATCAAAACAGGGTGAAATTCTCTAAATACTAAAGAGTAGTGCTTCCTTTATTACCTCCTTTATCTTTATAAACTGGACCATCCTTTATGCTTCATCATCTGAAACATATATCATGGGAGACAAATGACaatcttttaaaaatatatatttatgttttgtaCTGTGGAAAAAATATGTTCTAATTATGAAATATGCTTCAGTTACATCCATGTCCTTCACAGTATGATATAATTAACCTTTGACCTTGAGGAAACATTAGTTCTCTAACTTTGGTCTCAGGTTGAGGCAGGTGAGCAAAGGTCCTAACGCACCTCATGAAGAAACAGACACTGGCAACTAAAACATCAACTGTAGCAGTAAGTAAACCTGTAACACTGTCAGACCAGAACTGGTTTAATGGTCCAAGTTCATAACTGATCAGGACAAATACGAACAGTTgagaacattttattattttgtgaaCATTCAAACTTCCTCCAAAAGTTGCAATTTAAAAGACAATCATGTAGCTAAAAATTAAACTGagtcttttcttcttcatttaatTTTCAATGACAGAAAGACGATCTGCTTCCAGAACCTCCAATAACGACAGGTGGTCAGTTTTCTGAAAACCACTGAAAGAAGATTATACTTAAGCATTTCCAAACTGGTTCCCTCGGCAGAATTAGTGTAATATTGCATATTTAAGACTAGTTCCAAATAATGTCATGAAATTATATGATGTGATTAACACTAGAACCATAGTGGGGAGGAGGCAGATTGAACTGGTACCTGCTTCACCATGCCTACACCATTTTTAAAATACCAAAGGATCAAAATAAACCCCATTTGGTGGCTCTAGTGGTAAGTGTGAGAGTGTTTTCGAACTCATGATGAAAGCAAATTTGGACACAATAACAacttaagattaaaaaaaagaaaaataatttagatGCAAGTTATGTGCTAACATAAAAATTCATCATTACTGACATTAATGACTTTCTATAGCACACTGAATCTCCTCTTGTGCAAATCTTTTACTGCAAGCACTACCATTTGAGTGCTTTTGGTTCTTGGTGTGctttaaaatttgtattttggtTAAACTCTCATCCACATAAACCAAACAGCTTGAAGCCCTTTCACCTACATGACTTGTCATCTTGAGTTGAGCAAACTCGAAAGCAGGAAAAGGATTTTTTTGGGCAGTGTTACATCCCAGACTCAGGAGCCCTGATCTCCTGCTAACCATTTTCTTCGGTTTCAGGTTCAGAATCTGACAATGGTTCCTGCCAGtcaccaacatcatcatcatcttcatatTTATCATCAATACTGACAGTTCCAGCATTATGTGGCTGTAAATGACTTTTGAGATCTGTGTTTTTGCCTGGTTCTGGTCCCCCACAGTCCTCCCCATCTGTTTTCTGTTCAGCTGGGACACTGGGTGGAGGCTTTGTGTCAATATTGTCTTGATGAAGCTGTGAGAACTTggatttctcctcctcctcatcttcacTCATAACAGGAACGGCAGTAAATGGGTACATGGTGATTTTAACCTCCTCCATCAAATATAACTTCTTGTCTTCGCAACCAGCCAGAAGTTCCTTCTGCTCCTCCTTT
Above is a genomic segment from Maylandia zebra isolate NMK-2024a linkage group LG8, Mzebra_GT3a, whole genome shotgun sequence containing:
- the LOC143419910 gene encoding uncharacterized protein LOC143419910 — its product is MSRLKILQPDDPKGLRLCPLVSASATSGLAEAQADVQQMLPVKEEVPSIPSLDQQDIGHIHIKEEQEELWTGQEGEQLNGLGAVTLKTEDEEEKPQVLELHQEPAEDNKDTPTPASCSHKQIKGEPGGELCGGPEPTNTSYLNSLLQPNTDGKASDYFENEVTVDEDDDDWQEPLSGPESESSDWKESMKHDSGVKSDNVGHISAKQPLSCSECGKRFQYKGYLQRHYSTHHSGKKTSSHLVNRVKESVELQTKVHGGEKPFGCSVCGQRFNQNANLKTHMRVHTGEKPFTCSICETRFRQQYSLDRHMRIHTGEKPFSCGVCSKRFLQLGDLKRHRSVHTGEKPFDCNVCGKRFTQRIHFKTHLSVHTGEKPFGCDICGKRFNRVGNLKTHKRIHTGEKPFSCEFCSKRFSQQGVLKRHRSIHTGLSPYACDLCGKRFNYNKNLNRHMIIHTGDKPFGCDICNKRFLQLGDLKRHMRAHTGE